The genomic stretch ttcttcttcttcatcatcatcatcatcatcatcacgtTTTACACCCTCACACCAGCACCATCTCCTTTAACTGTGTGTGCTCAAACACACAAAGTTACTAAGATAGAAGTGCCTGGAGCCAAGCAGAAGGTTCTCTAGAGCCGAGATGCAATGACCAAGGGTGGCAGCCCCGGGAGGAAGGCAGACCAGCCCCGTCCCCCACTCACATGCACACGCTCATGCCCGAGCATACAAATGCAAGCACACACATATgatcacacacatatatgcaacaCAGCCCTGCACTCACCTGGGGAATCTGGAACCCCGAGATGGAGATAGGCCCGGCATAGTAGATCTGCTCTGTGGAGAGAAAATGGAGGGCCGTGTCAGCACCACCTGAGGCTGGTCCCGCCTGTCCTCCATCCCTTCCCACGGTCCTCCTGTCTGTCCTATCATGTTCCCACCTGTCACAtcacccttctgcctctcctaTTGACCTCCCACCTGTCCCACTGTCCTGCCCTTGCTCCCATTAGTCCTACTATCCTCCCTCTTCTCCTGCCTATGCTTCTACCATCTTCCCTCCTGCCCCGCCGTCCTCTTGCCTGTGCTCCCACCTGACCCACCATCCACCTGCCTGTCCCATCTGTCCTGTTCTCCAGCTGGGTCAGGATTGAAAGGGGAATGTCGGAGTGGGCGGGGCTGGGAAGGAGGGACAAGGCCAGAAGTGAGCCCATGGTGGCAGCAGGGACTGGAAGTGGGTCCCATTATGGCCGGCCAGGCGGTGGCAAACTGGCTGGTGGCAAGGGTGGAACTCAGGGCTGGCAGGGCCTGGTCCCTTGTCAGTTTGGGGAATTCCACCTAGTGTAGCGATGCCTAGTGCAAAGCAGAGGTGGCCGTGTGGCACAGGAGGAGACTGTCCAGGCTTTGGGCATCACTGAGGACCAGGCCCCATGCAGGCCAGACTCATTTACACTGACATGCAGCTGTGCACAGGCTCAGGGTGGCCAGAGGGACAGTAGGGTGACTCTGCCCAGTCCCGTGTCTTCAGGTGCAGCCATGGGCCAGCATGTGTCTGTGACCTTCACTGTTTGTACCCCCCCCagcagtgtgtgtgtgaaggCTCATGGGCACCAAGCATTTCTGGTTCATCCTCAAGCtccctttatatatttattgggtgctgggtgctgagggaggaaggagacaaGCGAggtgggaaagggaaggaaggaaagagaaggaaggaaaggggtggaaaggaagggaggaaagagaagaaagaaagggaggaggaaggagagaagggaggaaatgaAACAAGGAAGTAGGTAAGggctgaaagaaggaagagacggagggaggaagaaaggagcaaaggaagagaggagggaaggaggacagGGAGAAAATGGAGGGAGTGTGGAGGGTTGGAAggagggaagcagggagggagagagagggcagggcagggacaCAGCTGCTGGTATATGTGGACATATATGCAGCCTGGCATGTGACCGGCCGTGCAGCCTGGTGGCTAGCCCACTTACCCCCCTTCCTTCTCCCACAGAAGGAGAACTTGGGCTGGTCATCTTCACAGACGGGGTAGGAGAAATTGAACACGGACGTCCCTTTGGTGAAGAGTGCCAGGTCCAGAAACAGCTCCTTGATGTCCTGTCCTACAGCCAAGGAAGGGGGTGGGCTCAGGCGCTCCCCAGAGCACCCAAGTTCAGCCCGCTGCTCTGCTGCTGCAACTGGCGCCAAGAAGGGTTTGCCCTTTGCCGTCACAGAGGCCTCCCCAATAGGACTCCTGGGCTGAACAGGGACCTGCACAGGCTGATTGGGGAGGCCAGTTAGCCTTGAACCTCTTATGTGGATACTGCAGCCTCCTGGTGTGTGCCTCCTGGAGTCCTATGGGGTGCTATCTTGCCTGACCACCCTGGGGCAGTGAAGCCTTCCAGTTCCCTTCCGCCTTCCCTCctacctctcctttctctccccaaagCTGCTGCTCAGTGAACCTGCACACTCCCAGCTGCAGGAGACTTAAGATGCTGGGAACTCTGGCCCTGGGAGTAGTCCCTGCGTTTCTCCAAACAAGCTGTGCACAGTGATAAGCTCCTTATGCTCAGTGGTTGGGCCACACGGAGAAGGGAGACACTCCAGCCGCTAGGGCAGTGCCCTGACAGAAAACAGGCCCCGGGTGGGAGCTTGCTCCTGATTAGTTGCAGGGACAGAGCAGATAGGTGGACGCCTTTGCCCTTGTCCCAGCTTCAGAACTAATGGGAGCTATTTGGGAAGCAAGACACTGCAGACAACAAGCAGATGACAAGCCCTGTGCTGGTTGCAGACTTGTTTTCTGCTGAGAAAATAAATGACAGGACGGCTCTGCCCTGGGAATGCCTCGCCACTTAGGCTCCAAgtatttgctttgctttctgCTGGATGTACTGATTCCAGGGCCTCACACCACCCACAGGCACGCCTGGAATCTTCTTGACTGAAAGCGGCAGCTGGAAGTGAGGGCTGCACTCGCTTCCTGGATATGAcccaaaggaggaaaggaaagagggacagAGCTGACTGCAGGGGAAGGGCTGTGGGCTCCTGTGTGGAGCAGGACCCTTCTCTGTCAGCAGCTTTTACTCACTCAGAATGAGTCCGAATCGAATTTTGAGATTAGATGGTAGTTCTTTGGAGCAATGGTCCACAGAAAAGCCAAAATCTTGTAACGGGTCTGCCAAGGAGGAGAA from Suncus etruscus isolate mSunEtr1 chromosome 18, mSunEtr1.pri.cur, whole genome shotgun sequence encodes the following:
- the LY86 gene encoding lymphocyte antigen 86; the protein is MRTGTLLCALLSALGYGAGWPVHKACSGPNLQMLYQSCDPLQDFGFSVDHCSKELPSNLKIRFGLILRQDIKELFLDLALFTKGTSVFNFSYPVCEDDQPKFSFCGRRKGEQIYYAGPISISGFQIPQGDYQVLLQMYNENQAPVACANATVIAT